In Flavobacterium sp. 83, the genomic window AAATTCTTTTCTTTCTTCAATTTCTTTTTTTTCTTTATTCTTCTTGTTTGTTGTGGTTTGTTCTTGGTTGGACTGTGTTTTGTTTGTGGTTGGATATGAAATTTGTTTGTGGTTTATCTCTGAGCTATGATTGTAAACTACTGATTTTATTAGTTTCAACCTAGTAAATTTGTTTGTGGTAGTAACATTAATGTAAGAGGTATTTTTTAACTTCAATAATGACTCCCGAACTTTGAATTCTGACATCAATAATTCTTTACTCAACTTATTAATTGAAGTAATATGTTCTCCTTCAAAAATTTCAATTCCACGCCATTTTGCAGGTGCATAGTTCGCTTTTATGAGTAAATGAATATAAATCCGAAATACATCAGGATGATCATACCATTCCCAATCCAAAATTGATCTAGATAATTTTACAAATCCGTTATTTGTTATAAGATTTTCCATGATTACTTATTTAAAATAAACAACTGTACTTGAATTCACATCGAAATATGGTTTCAATCCATTAACATTTAACGGCATGTTTTTAACTGGATAATACCTTTTAATAATTTTAGCTTCTAAATTCTTGATATCACTTTTTGTTGCAGGTTTATTAGCTTCCGAAGTAAATAAACTTTCAGCTAATTTTACAACTGCTACTCCAGCAACAGTATTTCCTACCCCTGCTAAACTCATTGTTTCAATTTTAGTAGGCTCTTTCTTTTTTATATCTGGAACACTTAATCCAGTTTTAGAATTTCTCAACATAAAAGCTCTTGTCCTACAACTATTACTGCAATACTTTTGTACCGCTCTTCTTTTAGGAATATAGTCTTTACCACAGTTATGGCATGTGTATGAATATTTATCCATGATGCGTAAATTTTACGTTAGTTTTACGGTTAAGTCGATTTTAATTATGTTTTATCGTCTGTATTGCAGCGATTTTACTTCATTCAGGGCTTTTTCTAAACTCTCATTGGTAATCAAAATTCTATTACCGATTTTAAAAGCTTTCAAATATCCTTTCTCGATATAATTTCTAACGGTTAGAGTACTAACTTTTAATTCGATAGAAGTTTCCTTAATTGTGTAGTGTTTTTTTCTTTCTTTTGCCGATTCTTTCTTTAAATAAAATTCCTGAATAGCTGTGTCTAAGGAAGATTTAATTATTTCTTCCAAGGTTTCGGGTGTAGTGATTATTAGTCTCATAATGTTTTAATTATGCAAACTTCCTTTATGTATGAAGGTGGATTTGCTTGTTTATAATGTTGTAAAACTACAAGCAACATGAAGGATTTTATATATCAAAAATCTATTTAATATTACAATTAATAAAAATTTAAATAATTGATTATAAACATTTTAAAAATTAAAATTATATAAAAATCTATTAGAAAACTATTTAGACTTTATCTAATTTTACATCTTAATGTATATCTTCTTTTGTTTGGCAAAAAATTCATCAATTACAACTAACTCTGGCTCATCATTAAAATCAAATTTAGTTTTCATGTGATTAGTTCTAAAATTTTCTGTTATCGGAGACTCATTAATTAAAAACTTTGACTGTAAGAATTTAAAAGATTCATCCTTATAATGCAAAATCAGATAATCCTTAAAATGAAAAAATATCCTGCCAATAAAATTTTGTTTTTTTGATGATTTTAGCGGGATCATTTCGTTATTTCCAATAATCATACAGGAATAGAAATATGACCAACCATAAGAAAATAGGTTATTACTTTTAAGAAAATTATATAGATTAAAAAGGAATGGAAGATTATCTCCTATATAAGTGTCACTTATCATTACTTGGGTGTCGTAATAATATTTATTATGAACATTGGTTCTTATCTCAATTTCTTTATTTAATTGACCAATTTCTCTCTTTAGATCTTTTAATTCACTTTTTAAGTCCTCAACTTCTCTATTCGTATGAAGCTCAAAAGTTTCCTTTTTTAATTTATAATCTGAATCTAAAGAAATCTTTTCTACGGCATGGTTTCCTAACACTCTTATTAATCCCTGTTCAAAATTTAACCAATTCCAAGTATAACGATCTATTTTGCAATTATCATTTAGAAAATCGAAATATATTTTAGACTTTGAAATATAATTTAATATGAGATGATACTTTCTACTATTCTCTCTAATTTTTAATAATTGTCCTTTAACAACAAAATTTCTGGTTTTTTTGAAATCCCAAAAATCTAAAATATATTTTGCGAGATTATTCAATTCATCTTTTTCATTAATAACATCAAGTAATGTATCTGATGCAAAATCCTTGGCGTCTTTGATTATATGAGAGAAATAATTATTATTAGTATCACTAAATTCATTTTTTATTTTAATTAACTCCGATAAAATCCGAACTATTTTAATTTCATCAGTTCTAATCTGATCTAAATCCTCTTTAGACTCTTTAAAAACCACTTCTAATACTACATCTACCTCACTCTTACCAATTAAAAATTCATCAATTATATAGTCTTCTAATCTTTCAACTCCAAGCTTTTTAGCAATACTATCTCTATCCATCATTTAAGATTAAATTAAATTGTTCTGTTTGAAATTTAAATAATCTTTTTTAATTATTAATTAATTCCAAGAAATTTTCTTCAATGGAATTTCAATATTAAAAACCTCGTCCATTGCTTCTTTCTTTTCAGGTTCGCTAATTTGATAATATTGATTAAGTGTTTTCATATCATTATGTCCTGTTATAGATGCAATCAATTTATCACTTTTACCTTGCCTTTTCATCATTGTTATAAATGTTCTACGAGCAGTATGAGTACTTATTCTATCGTAAAAGAACATATCTTCTTTTATGTTCTCCTTACCTTTGGTAGTCACTTTCTGAACCTTATGATTATATTCTAATTCCTGAAAAACATCTTTTATGTATTGATTCTGTTTTTGATTTGCGATTAAAGGAAGCTCGTAATCATATTTTAACAAAATATATCTTGAAAGACTAGTTAAAGGAATTTCTCTAGCTTCTTTTGTTTCATCTTTATCTTCTTTTAGAATAATAAAATTGTCAGTTACATTAGTTTTAGTAATTAAAGAAAGTTCTCCGAATCTCATACCCGTCACACATGCAAATACAAAAACATCTCTCACTCTTTCAAGTTTACTACTTTCGAATTGGTGCTGCATTAATTTATTTAAATCCTCAATTGTTAATGCAATTTGATTCGTTATTACTCTCTCAACTTTCTTAAATTCAAGAAAAGCATCATTATAAGTATAATTTTTCTTTCTTGCCCAAAACATAAATATTTTAAAAAGACCTAAATTTCTAGAATAGGTATTATTGATATGCTTCAAATCGTCCATGCAGTAAGCAGTGAATTCTCGATGAAAAAAATCATTAATATTACTAAACGTAAATTTATACTTTTTAGCAATTTCAAATTTTTTAAGAATATTCTTTATGTTATCATACCTTTTGATAGTAGCTTCTGACCATTCTTTTCCCTTCTTCTTTTCTGACATGAATTCATCATAAGCTTCAAAGAAAATGTTCTTTCCTCCTGCCACTTTTTTAAACTCTAAATCAAATGCTTTTTTCAAAATTTTAGAAGTAAATGGTTCGTTGATTCTTTTGTATAAACTTTCTGTTTCAAGAAATAAATCAGAATAACGATTTAACTGTTTCTTTATACTTTCTGAAAATTTTGATTTATTTTTACCATTGGTAAAGACAAATCTATTTTCAAAATCCCAGTTCTTTGGAATTATTTTTTCTCCGGCTGAATAAACAAATTTTTTGTTCTCTTCTTTGAAATAACAGGAAAATAAAATCAATGTTTCATTTTCGGATTTTGGTTCTTTTAAGTTAAATGTGTATTTCATTCAGTTGACAATTTAGTTGACAATTTTGCTTTATTAGGTTATAAAAACAGCATAATAACAAATATAACAAATCCAATCAAAATAGGCTCTAACGCCTCATTATTAGTTGTCAACACATAATTCCAGTATAGAAAACGCAATAGCCGGCGACTCCACTAATTCATTTTCAATTGAAACCAAAAGCCTGTAAATCTTAGGATTTATAGGCTTTTTCGTTTTTATTAATTTCAAAAATTATCATTAAACCATAATCATTGAATACAGTGAAGTTTGGTCCAACAGAAAAAAGGCATTCTGCTTTAAATTATGGTACTATTGATGAATTTAACAATCAAATTAATTACAAAAATGTAGCTTACTAAATGTGCCGTTTTTGTTTGCATATCCACTTCTCAATGAGAGTTCAAATTCCTACTATAACTAATGGTAACTTCTGATGTAATTGGAATATCGAAAAACTAGATCGGAATTACCGAGCTGCCTTCATAACAATTCAATGCTTTTCCAAGTATTCTAACAATGTTTTGCAATCAACCACCTATAATAATTTTAATACTGTAGGATATGTTTCTTAATTATATTATTTCAAAAAATATCTTCAAATAATATTAACCTAAATTTAATCTTGACAGTTTAAAATTAACGATAACTTTTAATTAAAAACAAATAAAGATTGATATTTGCTGTAAAATAATTTACACAACATAAAGATTATAAATTAAAATTATTTTGACTTATTGAAACAAGTAACCAAAGCTAAGACACTAATATTCAAAAATTTAAATCATTACATCAATTTATTAAGAACATTGCAATATTTTGGGTTTGATTAAATATAAAAAAAATGTTTACCATGTTTTATTTACGACATTAAACTAACAAGATTATTTTTATAAAACAATAACCGTTAAATTTCCATTAGAATCAAAGTAATTTCCAAAGACAATTTTATTAAAATGACTAAAACACAAAAAAAAATCCTATCACTCCTTTTAGGGTTTTTAATTATTACCTCCTGCTCTTCAAAAAAAGATTTGATATATTTTAGTGATATCAATTTAAATGCACAAGACAAAACAGTTTTTTCTGAAGGAAAAATTCAAGTAAATGATATTTTAAACATCGTTATATCTTCAAGTTCTCCAGATTTAGCTTCTATGTACAATATAAACCAGCCCACATCTTCCTCTTTTAATGGTTATTTAGTAACATCCGAAGGTACTATCACACTCCCCATTTTAGGAAAAATAAAAGTTCAAGAATTAACCTTGCTAGAATTAGAAAATCTATTGGTAAAAAAATTAATTGAGGGAAATCATCTTGCTAATCCAATAGTTACCGTAAGATTAACAAATGCAAAATTTACAATACTAGGAGAAGTAAACAATCCTGGCACCTATACTTTTAACGAACAAAACATTAGCATTCTTCAAGCTTTAGGTTATGCCGGTGATTTAACTATTCATGGCAAAAGACAAGACGTATTAATAATTAGAGAAGAAAACAATAAAAAAATCTACATGAGTATCGACTTAACATCCAAAAAATGGTTTGATTCTCCTTTTTATTACATCAAACCAAATGATGTGATTTATGTAAATCCAAATGGTGCAAAAGTAAAATCTGCAGGCTATATAGGTAGCATAACAGGTTTATTGGGATTAATTTCTATTGCATTTTCTACCATTTTAGTACTAACAAAATAACTAATAGCATTGGAAAGCAGAAAGAATAATTTCAATATTAAACAAGAAATTTTAAAATACCTATCCTATTGGAAATGGATAGTTTTGTCAGTAGTTTTGACAATGACAGCTTCATTTTTTTATCTGAGATATGCCAATGATGTCTATCAAACAAGTGCTAAAATTAAAATTCTAGACAATACGAATACCGCATTTAAATTACCTAGCGATAATGTTTCTATTTTTGGAAACACTGAAACTAGTAAAGGAAATGAAATCGTAATTATGAAATCTTCCCGAATTATAGGTGCAGTTGTAGACAGTTTGAATCTGACTACTGAAATCTATGGTGTAGGCAGAATAAAATCAGTTGAATTATGGAAAAATGCTCCGTTTAGAGTCATTTGGGCTAAAGAAAAAGATTCATTATCAAACCAGCAAACCTCTTTTCAAATTGTATTGACAAAAAAAGGATACAAACTTAATGGAAATAATAAAGAATATAAATTTGGCGAAACAAATTTTAACACTGCCGTTCCGTGTAAAATAATAATTAAAAAAACTGCCTTTTTAAATAAAGTTGCCGGAAGTGCCTATCAGATAAATTTAAAACCAAGAAAAAATGTTGTCCAATCAATCTCAAATAGTATTACTATCGATTATGTTGTAAAACAAAGTGACATTTTAAGTCTTACCTTAAACGGTTTCAATCAAGAAAAAATCAATGATATCATCAATACATTGATTGAAGTTTTTAACCAAGATGGTATCCAAGACAGGCAACTTGTTTCTAAAAAAACAATCGAATTTGTTGACGACAGGTTTAAATTCCTTTTTAATGAATTAGATGTTATTGAAACTTCAAAAGCCAATTTCAAAAAAGACAAAGAATTGAGTTTTGTTGAAGCCGATGCCAGTGTTTTAATGCAAAATAATTATGAATCTAAATCAAAATTAGAAACAGCTAATACTCAAATAGCATTAGCTGAGCTCATGACCAATGCGCTTAATACCAGTAAAGGGCTTGAATTATTACCCTCAAATATCGGAATTGATAATGGCGAAGTAAATGGATTAGTTGCTAATTACAATGAAGAAATTCTAAAACGTAATAAATTAATGCTATCTGGTGGAGGAGAATCTAATCCGATGGTTAAAGAAACTGCAACCCTAGCTTTACAAATAAAAAACAATATAAAAGCGTCTATTATTGGGTATAAACGAGTATTAGAATTTAACCGAAATGAATTAAATAAAATTAATAATTTAGATAGAGAAAAATACAGCAAAGTACCCTATAATGAAAAAGGAGTGCGATCTATAGAAAGACAGCAATCCATAAAAGAGTCGCTATATATTTTATTATTGCAAAAAAGAGAAGAGGCCGCTATCAATTTAGCCATAACAAATCCTTCTATAAAAGTAGTCGATTATGCTATTTTTTCAGCTGCTCCAATCTATCCCGAACGAAAAGTGATTTTTATTACTGCGCTACTTTTAGGGATTTTACTACCTATCGGAGTTCTCTATTTTTATTATTTATTCGATAATAAAATAAATAACAAAGAAGATCTAGAAGCATTACTACCAGATGTTCCGGTTATAGCCGAAATCCCTTTTATTGAAACAGATAGTAAGATGATTCAATTTTTAGACCGGTCCATATTATCGGAATCTTTTAGAATCCTTCGTAATAACATCAATTATATTACACCTATAACAAATCGAGGCTCCATTATATTTGTTACTTCAACCATAAAAGGCGAAGGAAAGACATTTGTTTCTTTAAATTTAGCAATTACTCTTTCAACACTTGGTAAAAAAGTAATTTTAGTAGGTGCCGATTTAAGAAATCCACAACTACATCGAAAATTAAACATAGAAAGACCCGATTTAAAAGGAGTTACTAACTACCTATATGATGTAAATGTAAAAATTGATGACGTAAAAGCAGAGCATTTTAATGACTCTAATTTGAATTTTGACATTATTTTTTCGGGTATTATCCCACCAAATCCTGCAGAATTATTATCTAATGGTAGATTTGAATTATTATTGAATGAAATAAAAAATGATTATGATTATATTATTGTTGATACTGCTCCAACTTTATTGGTTGCCGATACAACACTAATTACACACCTAGCCGATACCGTGCTTTATGTTACACGGGCAAATTTTACCGAAAAAAAATTACTCAAATTTATTTCTAATTTAAAAAACCTAAATTCGATTAAAAACATGGGAATTATTTTAAATAATGTGGGGCAAAACAAAGGATACGGATATAGTTATTCTTACAACTACGGATACGGCTATGGATATGATAATGAAACAATTAAAAAATCCGTTGGTTATAAAACAAAAAAATGGTATCAAAATCTTTTTAAGAAAAGTATCTGATGTAAGAGGATTAAATTAATATAAAAAAAAAAGGCCAAAGATTACTATACTCTTTGGCCTTTTTAGTAGTAATTTTTTATGAAAATACTTAACTAAAATTTTAATAAAATGACATCTTTATTTTATAATGAATAACCAAGAACCTGGTTATAAATTTTATAAAGCATCAATTTGCAATATTTTTTTTTATATTTTAATAATTTGTCTTTTAGAATTTCTTGCGTTTGGCTCTTCAATTTCATACCCGTGAGCAAACTTAATAATTTTCCCAGGATTACCAATAACGGTCGCTCCGTCAGGGATATCCTTTATAATCACAGCCCCAGCGCCAACTGTACACCATTTGCCAATTTTTATACCCGGAATTACAATAACTCCAGAACCAATGTGGGTTCCTAAACCTACGCTTACGCTTCCTGACAAAGTTACTTTTGGCGAAATATGAACAAAATCAGCTATAGTACAATTGTGTTCTATTACTGCAGCAGTATTAATAATAACATGTTTTCCTATTTTAGCATCCGAATTAATTACTGCATTTATCATAATTACAGTTCCTATATCCACAGTCGCAGAAGGGGAAACAATAGCAGTTTTATGTATGCTTGTAAAAAATTCAAAATCATTAAAACGCAAACTAATTTGCTTTCTAATCAAATTATTTCCAATAGCAATAACCAAAGCCTTGTTTAGTGTTGGTTTTACCATTTTTAAAGAATTAATAATAGGTATCGAATCTAAATTATCATTTTTTGGTTCATCATCGAAGATAGCTTCTATTTTAAAATTGGTACTTTGTATCAATTCCGCAACTACTTTTCCATGGCCACTAGCTCCAAAAATATATAGCTTTTTATTTTCCATTAAACGGCTCTATTGTTGCACTGTTTGCAGCATTAACATCTTCACGTTTCAATACTTTTAGCAGTGTATTATAAATAATTTTTAGATCTAGACCAAAAGATTGATTGTCAACATACCAAACATCATATTTGAATTTAGTTTTCCAATCGATTGCATTCCTTCCATTAATTTGTGCCCAACCAGTTATCCCGGGTTTCACCTCATGCCTTCTTTTCTGGAAATCCGTGTACAAATCCAAATATTCTGGCAATAGCGGTCTTGGTCCTACAATACTCATCTCCCCTTTTATTACATTTACTAATTGCGGAAGTTCGTCTAAAGAGGTCTTGCGAATCCATTTGCCTATTACCGTGAGTCTTGCTGCATCGGGCAATAAATTTCCAACGGCATCTTTTTTATCATTCATTGTTTTGAACTTAATGATAGTAAATAGTTTACCACCAATTCCGGGACGTTTTTGCAAGAAAAAAACTGTTCCGTTATTTGCAAAAAGCAAAAACAACACAACAAAACAAAATACTGGACTGAGTACTAAAAACCAAAAAAAAGCAAAACTAAAACCCAAAAAAGGTTTGATGCACTTTTTATACATACTCCTTTTTTGATTTTACTTTGCATTTCTCTACTTTCTTATATTCATTTAAAATTGCCGCCCAATTTTGTTGTTGTTCATAGCGATCCGTTATCATTTGTCTGGCATTAGATTGCAGCGAGATAAAAAAATCAGCATCATTAATCATTTTTAAAATGGCTTTTTCAATCGCTTCCCTATTTTTAACAGGAATAATAATTCCATTTTTTCCATCAATTATAATTTCGTTGCAACCATTAATATTTGTTACAATTGAAGGCAAACCCATTGCTCCGGCTTGTAGTACCACGTTAGGGAATCCTTCGCGGTAGCTGGCAAAAACTAATGCATTACTAATGGCTAAATAAGGTCTAATATCATCTTGATAACCCACAAAAAGAATGTTATCATTACACTCTATTTCTTCCTGAGTCGACATATCAAGCGGATCCAAATCCTTTTCTTGCATTCCTACCAAAAGTAATTTTACATTAGGGTTTTGTTCTGCTATTTTCTTAAAAGCAAGCACGACTTCATTTATTCCTTTATCCCCTACTAACCTGCCTACAAAAACAAAAACAAAATCTTTTTTTTCAATTCCTAGCTTTATTTTTAAAGATTGCTGTTGCAATTGAGTAACTCTTTCTGGCGAAAAATATATTGTGCTAATTCCATTTGAACTGCCATTGCCAATAATTTTTAATTTTTTTTGCTTGGTAAAATTATTAACAACAATAAAATCATAAAGTCCTTTTGAGTTTGGATAAACCATCGTTGCGCATGAATAGGTCAGTTTTTCAACTTTTTCTAAAACCTTGCGTCTAAA contains:
- a CDS encoding exopolysaccharide transport family protein — its product is MESRKNNFNIKQEILKYLSYWKWIVLSVVLTMTASFFYLRYANDVYQTSAKIKILDNTNTAFKLPSDNVSIFGNTETSKGNEIVIMKSSRIIGAVVDSLNLTTEIYGVGRIKSVELWKNAPFRVIWAKEKDSLSNQQTSFQIVLTKKGYKLNGNNKEYKFGETNFNTAVPCKIIIKKTAFLNKVAGSAYQINLKPRKNVVQSISNSITIDYVVKQSDILSLTLNGFNQEKINDIINTLIEVFNQDGIQDRQLVSKKTIEFVDDRFKFLFNELDVIETSKANFKKDKELSFVEADASVLMQNNYESKSKLETANTQIALAELMTNALNTSKGLELLPSNIGIDNGEVNGLVANYNEEILKRNKLMLSGGGESNPMVKETATLALQIKNNIKASIIGYKRVLEFNRNELNKINNLDREKYSKVPYNEKGVRSIERQQSIKESLYILLLQKREEAAINLAITNPSIKVVDYAIFSAAPIYPERKVIFITALLLGILLPIGVLYFYYLFDNKINNKEDLEALLPDVPVIAEIPFIETDSKMIQFLDRSILSESFRILRNNINYITPITNRGSIIFVTSTIKGEGKTFVSLNLAITLSTLGKKVILVGADLRNPQLHRKLNIERPDLKGVTNYLYDVNVKIDDVKAEHFNDSNLNFDIIFSGIIPPNPAELLSNGRFELLLNEIKNDYDYIIVDTAPTLLVADTTLITHLADTVLYVTRANFTEKKLLKFISNLKNLNSIKNMGIILNNVGQNKGYGYSYSYNYGYGYGYDNETIKKSVGYKTKKWYQNLFKKSI
- a CDS encoding sugar transferase, which translates into the protein MYKKCIKPFLGFSFAFFWFLVLSPVFCFVVLFLLFANNGTVFFLQKRPGIGGKLFTIIKFKTMNDKKDAVGNLLPDAARLTVIGKWIRKTSLDELPQLVNVIKGEMSIVGPRPLLPEYLDLYTDFQKRRHEVKPGITGWAQINGRNAIDWKTKFKYDVWYVDNQSFGLDLKIIYNTLLKVLKREDVNAANSATIEPFNGK
- a CDS encoding glycosyltransferase family 4 protein; the protein is MVNKLIRITTVPLSLDKLLTGQLHYMNAFYEVIAVSSEKEYLEKIGKKENVRTFPLEMSRKITPIRDLIALVQLFVFLKKEKPLIVHSHTPKAGIIGMLASKCAGVPIRLHTVAGLPLMEAKGFRRKVLEKVEKLTYSCATMVYPNSKGLYDFIVVNNFTKQKKLKIIGNGSSNGISTIYFSPERVTQLQQQSLKIKLGIEKKDFVFVFVGRLVGDKGINEVVLAFKKIAEQNPNVKLLLVGMQEKDLDPLDMSTQEEIECNDNILFVGYQDDIRPYLAISNALVFASYREGFPNVVLQAGAMGLPSIVTNINGCNEIIIDGKNGIIIPVKNREAIEKAILKMINDADFFISLQSNARQMITDRYEQQQNWAAILNEYKKVEKCKVKSKKEYV
- a CDS encoding acetyltransferase, with amino-acid sequence MENKKLYIFGASGHGKVVAELIQSTNFKIEAIFDDEPKNDNLDSIPIINSLKMVKPTLNKALVIAIGNNLIRKQISLRFNDFEFFTSIHKTAIVSPSATVDIGTVIMINAVINSDAKIGKHVIINTAAVIEHNCTIADFVHISPKVTLSGSVSVGLGTHIGSGVIVIPGIKIGKWCTVGAGAVIIKDIPDGATVIGNPGKIIKFAHGYEIEEPNARNSKRQIIKI
- a CDS encoding polysaccharide biosynthesis/export family protein; translation: MTKTQKKILSLLLGFLIITSCSSKKDLIYFSDINLNAQDKTVFSEGKIQVNDILNIVISSSSPDLASMYNINQPTSSSFNGYLVTSEGTITLPILGKIKVQELTLLELENLLVKKLIEGNHLANPIVTVRLTNAKFTILGEVNNPGTYTFNEQNISILQALGYAGDLTIHGKRQDVLIIREENNKKIYMSIDLTSKKWFDSPFYYIKPNDVIYVNPNGAKVKSAGYIGSITGLLGLISIAFSTILVLTK
- a CDS encoding tyrosine-type recombinase/integrase translates to MKYTFNLKEPKSENETLILFSCYFKEENKKFVYSAGEKIIPKNWDFENRFVFTNGKNKSKFSESIKKQLNRYSDLFLETESLYKRINEPFTSKILKKAFDLEFKKVAGGKNIFFEAYDEFMSEKKKGKEWSEATIKRYDNIKNILKKFEIAKKYKFTFSNINDFFHREFTAYCMDDLKHINNTYSRNLGLFKIFMFWARKKNYTYNDAFLEFKKVERVITNQIALTIEDLNKLMQHQFESSKLERVRDVFVFACVTGMRFGELSLITKTNVTDNFIILKEDKDETKEAREIPLTSLSRYILLKYDYELPLIANQKQNQYIKDVFQELEYNHKVQKVTTKGKENIKEDMFFYDRISTHTARRTFITMMKRQGKSDKLIASITGHNDMKTLNQYYQISEPEKKEAMDEVFNIEIPLKKISWN
- a CDS encoding helix-turn-helix domain-containing protein, which codes for MRLIITTPETLEEIIKSSLDTAIQEFYLKKESAKERKKHYTIKETSIELKVSTLTVRNYIEKGYLKAFKIGNRILITNESLEKALNEVKSLQYRR